Proteins encoded in a region of the Phacochoerus africanus isolate WHEZ1 chromosome 8, ROS_Pafr_v1, whole genome shotgun sequence genome:
- the PIH1D1 gene encoding PIH1 domain-containing protein 1 yields MADSTLLVPELNEAETMGTETTPFEELLLQASKELQQAQTSRPESTQIQPQPGFCIKTNSSEGKVFINICHSPSIPPPADLTEDELLQMLEEDQAGFRIPMSLGEPHAELDAKGQGCTAYDVAVNSDFYRRMQNSDFLRELVITIAREGLEDKYSLQLNPEWRVLKNRPFLGAISQQNIRSQQRPRIQELGNLYTPDSPTPEDRPEKPHLNLWLEAPDLLLAEIDLPRLDGALGLSLEIGENRLVMMGPQQLYHLDAYIPLRINGDESKAAFHRKRKQLMVAMPLL; encoded by the exons ATGGCCGACTCGACGTTGCTGGTGCCGGAGCTAAACGAAGCAGAGACGATGGGCACGGAGACGACGCCTTTcgaggagctgctgctgcag GCCTCCAAGGAGCTCCAGCAAGCCCAAACAAGCCGACCAGAATCTACACAGATACAACCTCAACCTG GTTTCTGCATAAAGACCAACTCATCTGAAGGCAAGGTTTTCATCAACATCTGTcactctccctccatccctcctccggCTGACTTGACTGAGGACGAGCTGCTTCAAATGCTGGAGGAGGACCAAGCCGGGTTCCGCATCCCCATGAGTCTGGGAGAGCCGCATGCCGAACTGGATGCAA AAGGCCAGGGTTGTACCGCCTACGACGTAGCTGTCAACAGCGACTTCTACCGCAGGATGCAG AACAGCGATTTCTTGAGAGAGCTGGTGATCACCATCGCCAGGGAGGGCCTTGAGGACAAATACAGCCTGCAACTGAatccag AGTGGCGCGTTTTGAAGAACAGACCTTTCCTGGGCGCCATCTCCCAGCAAAACATCCGCTCCCAGCAGCGTCCTCGGATCCAGGAGCTGGGGAACCTGTACACACCCGACTCCCCTACACCTGAGGACCG CCCCGAGAAGCCTCATCTGAACCTTTGGCTAGAGGCCCCTGACCTCCTCTTAGCGGAAATCGACCTCCCCAGACTG GATGGAGCTCTTGGGCTGTCGCTGGAGATTGGGGAGAATCGCCTGGTGATGATGGGCCCCCAGCAGCTGTACCATCTGGATGCCTACATCCCCCTGCGGATCAACGGTGACGAGAGCAAGGCAGCCTTCCATCGGAAGAGAAAG cAATTGATGGTGGCGATGCCTCTTCTGTAG